TGTTTTTTAGTGTAGGCTCGTCGTTTTTCGCATTGTGTGTCCTGGTGTGTCAGTTATTTTGTTCCTAGCTCTTATGATGAAATGATTATGTAAACTAAATTTGTTTCTCTGTGTGTGCTTTCGTGGAAGTGGAAACATTACCCCTGCTCTGAACACAGGAGTAGGTGCTGTCGTGATTATATGTTGGCCCCGCAGTACCAGTCGCTGACCCACGTCACCGGGCTCAAATATGCAGCCCCATTGTGAACACTTTCTGGTATCAGAAGAGCTATTGTGGTTGCGGCCGACCCAAATTACCAGAGGTCTCGACACTGCAGAACATTGTTCTATATCAACATGCCACAAGTGGGGACATCACGAGGCAGTGGTGTTGATGGCAGCTGCGCCCTGCATGTTCTCATCCAGTTGCTCCCTGCACACCTCCAGGTAGAGTCGAAGTAGCCTTTTCCCTGCGTGGATAGGCCTGTGGTTGCCTCTTCATGTGCAACACCTCACTGCACTGGGGTGCTCGATCTGAAGAGGAGGAAGGCTCCTGTCCCTCGAAAGCAAAGCAAGACAATCATTGTCGGTGAATGGACTATGGCACCACATGACTGGCGATCTCGTCTTCCAGCGGTCCCCTGGcaaatgagggaagcaatgtgtgtggccgggctagttggtaatccagtATTTTAAAAACAACGCAATAGTGGACGAAAGacggaaagaaggaaagaacaaACACAAGTGCTGGGTTCATTCATTCTTTCCATCCTCCTTCCGCCATTGCAGTGTTTTTACGAGGGAAGGTGACTTAAGACCAGATTGTCGCTTTCTTAGAGAGAGCTACAGCTTGAGATTGAACTGAAATAAATAACAGTgaaacagaaataaataaaagaaaggaaggcTTGTTCCCCCTCTAGAAAGGAAGGTCTGGCCGCGCTTTCGCGATGTGGCTAGAACAGTCATTGAAGTAATTTTTAAGTTTGTGAAGCTTTCGGATGTCTTAAGCTGGATAAATGCAAGTGGTTAATTTGTATATGTTACGTATCCTAATCACTGCGTTTTTGTTTCTATTTTGTTGTTCTTTGCGCAGTCACTGGGACCTTACACCAACGCAACACTTCTGGAAACTGATGAGCGTTATAGGCACTTTGGATTCACCATTGAAGACCTTGGATGTTGCAAAGTGATCACTCATCATTTGTGGGGTAGTAATGCCTTTGTTGGCTGCTTGTTTACGAATGCTCCTGCTGACAGCCTAGAAGTACAGAAGATACTGTGTGAGCATAACGAGTGACTGCTGGTGCGACGCCGCCAAAGGACATATAAATATTTGTACATTTGCTGGCTGGTGCTGTGTTCAAGGTATGCACTCTTGCaagaacagtgaaaaaaaaaataaaactattAGGAACACCTCTGTGtctcatttttttgtgtgtgtgtttgccagTATTGCACTAGATGGACCATGTGGAAAGAGAGTCTTGCTGCATGTACTCATTCTCAAAGTACTTACAAACTTGTATGCAGCCGCATGCAGCCCCATGGGGTGTACATGTGGTCTGCTAGGCTCAGTCTGTACATGTATGCCATCGGCACACATGCGCTACCCAAGTATGACTGTGGTAGAGATCAGGTGCCCTAAGTAAATGACTGAACCAACAGACCCATTGTTCTCATTCCCACTACAACTGCCAATGAAGGCTTAAGTACTGACCAGGACAGTAGAGTTACTACACAAGTGTAGAACAGAAGGATGCCCAAATTATGAAATAGTGTTGCTCACTTCATGGGTAATGCACACATCTGTAGCTCAACATTGCCAAAAGCTGCAACAGGCACTACAAATGCTCTACAGAGAGGCTCTCGGTATCGTTATTTGCTGCCTCACCATACGCAATAATTTATGTTTCAACAGTGATGTGACCTGAATATAGGGTAACTGCATCTCTCAACTTGCCAATCACTTCATATGGATAATAGATCGTTGAGGCCCTTGAACACGTAAAACTTGCATAAAGTATCTTCAAAACTTCCACCTTTCACCCATTGATCTGAGTTAATGCAGTGTGTTCACTTGGCAGAAATAAATGTGCAATACAGCACAAGCAAATGACATTAAGACGTAGTCAGTACAGAGGCAAGAGGTTTCAAGACTGATATGCAGGTACAGCGCTGCAATGCCAGATGTTGACAATACAATTCGTGTCGGCTTTCCTTTGATCGCTATCGTCAGGCTTCCCCGGGGAAAGGCAAGCACATTCACGTGAACAGGCTGGTAAGCCTTTCTAGAGTTGACATATCTAACACTATAATTGAGTAATTGTAGAAATGCAAGAGTAACAAAACATACAAAGTGGTTTGTAACTGTATCGGCAAAATCTTTGTTCATAGGTCCTACTTCTAGATATTGAAGCAGGACGGACATCAACCGGAAGATGGGCTTGTCTTTGTAAAGGTCCTgactatatatataaagagaTCCCTTGTCAAGAAGTTGCTGCATGCAGAGTCATTCCGTGTTAAATCACCGTTGATCGCCATTTCCAGGTAGTGTTACTTCATGTGACTAGCTTTAGGAGTCATATGCTGGCTTGAGGTTAACCTGCCATCAAACCTAGTGTTAAGCGACCTTTTCAAGCCCGCGATATGATGATATATAGACAGCCGCCAAGAAGCAAGTCAACATACATTAGCATCTTAAGCATAATCTTTCTTCCTAACTTTTGTTTGCATGTCTTCGATGGCTGGTGTCTCATTTTCTAAAAGGCTCTTGTTCTCTGGATGCCCTTGCCAACTATTAGCCTCGTAAACTATATGCTACCAGATCAGAGATTCAGAATGTATGATACAAACAGAACTTGGCACGTTGCATGACTACGTGTGTTCAGTTAGAGAAGCATCCTCGCCTACACCATGCCAGCAGCAAAGCAGCTTGGGATGCTTGTCTTGTTTCCCAAActctggcgcatacccactacgggggattggccaagaagcaggcggtttcaattATGTTTATTTCTCGAATTTTACAAAAAACTTAATCTTAATTTGAGATTTAATCTTAATTTTGGGATGCTCTTTCGCACTTCATTTTCTGACTTCCAGTTTTCCTTGCTTTCCTTCACTTGAGATGTACTTTATCCTATTCATCCCTGTTTTTGTCCCACATGTCATCATACTCGTGTGTGCGTGGTGCATTTTCGAGCACAGTGAAAATTGTGCGTCTTATGAGCAGGCGTTAAGCAGATGAAACACGAATATTTTGGATTAAATCTACGGTTGATGGATTAAATTTTCCGCCTTCCACTGCTCGACACTTCATCTCTTGAGCAGTGCCTTGGCAGGGTGGTTTTGGGCTAGCGCCAGCAAAACTGCTGGAATTTATATGCTCCGTGCTgtatttttctctctttcatgTGCTAATCTTCCAAGGTTTCCAAGGTGTGGTAGTCCCAGGAGCGGTACTCTCGTTCGATCTAGGTTTCGGACTTGTTTGTACGATCAGAGAATCCATCGCCATCGTGACCAGTCTTCTAAAATGGAAGCACCCATGTGCGTGTGTTCATCTACATGTCCGTATTCAGCTGGTTCGGCGTAATACGAAGAAATAGTTAGCCTGCTCTTGCCCTCCCGAACCGCTTTGATGGACTGGCTTAAAAGTATAGAGCCGACACTTCTCGTGATATCTTTAGATGGCCAGCGTAGGGATGTAACTTAAGTAAAGCGCAGTCGCTGGTCATTGGTTCAAAGTTTTGATATGAGCACACGTTCACTGTGGCTGCTGGCCAGTTTATTCAGCAAGTCCCTTTCCCAATCGTTTAGCGCCCTTACTATGTCGGGAACAACGGACACTTGCGAACGATCTACCTCTGAAAGGTTTCAAAAAGTAGAAGGCTCGACGGGGAAGTTTAATGATCTGGTACTAAGGTCACCAGAGAAGGCGGGAGACGGAAATCAAGTTGTGGTTTTCTTTGGCGGCGACATACAGGTAAAGTTTGTAATGCAGCGATACTGGCGTTTCATTTACTTTGCACTTTTGCGTCTTTCAGTGCATTTTTTACTGACTTGCACATGTGTGAAGCCTGACCCACTTTTCGGCGGTACGTTGTGCGGTTGTCGCTAGCTTTCTAGTGATCTAGGTGAACCTATTTCAGAGTGTACAAAATTGCATCCAATTTTACGATGACCTGAAGTTGCGTTATAGTGTGATCGAGCGTGCGTGTGAGCTTACGAAACTCGCGTCCAATAGTCCAAGACGTTCATCTAGTGTAAGCTGCCTGTAATGAATCGGGGCCGGAAGAATCCTGAAGCGTCAGCAGAACCCTTCACAATGAGAACCGTGTCCCAGCTCAGTGTGGGGTCGCTGCATCGCCTTGACATTAGGAGTTGTTGGCGCTGACGCCTATTTTTAATTTCAATGGAGTATATTTAGCCAGAAACGTAAAACCAGTAGTATCGTGTAGTCATTTCCTAGTGTAGCATTTCGTAATTGAATCATTTGCATAATGTGCCTTCTAAACATACCTGCAGGACTTCCCAGAGGCGATGATGAAGCATCGTGATAACAGGCGATACGTCCAGTGGAACCTTGACAACATGGCCACATTAATGGCAAAGCACTTTCCCAGTGCCCACTGCATCGTTGTAAGGCCAAACAGGCTTCAGTACCTCACATTCAGCTGCTATGACAACTTTGTTGAGGGCAACGACATGGGGGCACCAACTCATGAATTCAGCATTACAGCATTGGAGCACCTACTTGCTCTTCTCAACAGCTTGTCCTCAAGGCTGAGGGACAAAACAAACAAGGCAAGGTATGGCCCTATTGCCACAGGCGTACTGGAGCTTCCACTGGTGCTAATTGGATTCAGCAAAGGTTGTATTGTACTCAACCAGTTTCTCTATGCCATCAAAGCACTAGAGGTCCAGCCTGATGATGATGTCATTGCGCTCGTCCGTAGAATAAAAGCGATGTACTGGTTGGATGGCGGCCACTCCGGTGGATCTAATACGTGGGTAACCAAGGAGGTTATCTTGAAATCGTTTCGACCGTGCGATATCAAAGTGTATATCCATGTGACACCATACCAAGTGCTGTGCAGCTCAAGGCCCTGGATAGGCAAAGAAGAGAAAGTGTTTAGAGAGACTCTGAAAAAACTGGGGGTTGATGTGACACGAAAAATCTACCATGAAGATGACCTTCCATCGTTGGAAATGCACTTCAGTGTGCTTGAGGAGTTCAAGGACGCTGCGTAACTGTATACATATCATGAGTGACCTTTACTGCTTTTTCGTGCTAACATGTGCTGTTGATGGTAAAAATGCTGCGTTCGGATGTCTTCAGGCCATAATATTTTCGTATGTTCTTGCATCTACCAGTGAATGCGACCCCTGTTCTGTGAACTTCATGATAATTTATTGAAATCTTGTGACTTATGTATCAATGGACTTGGACTGCAAATGAAACTGTTTTGTGTGGGTTAACCAAGTTTCGCACCAACCTTCTAGACGCCTTTTTTTTACCCACTTAACAGCTAGTTGTTTCTGTTCACCTGTTTGATTTGTACGTAGAGCAAGAGGGAGTCTGAGCTGTAGCCGGCTAGCCTCACTTACGAACAGGAAAGCATTGTGCACATGGAGAAATCTGCCCTCATATGTCAGGATAAAGTTGACTACTTGTGCTTCTGAAATCCACAACATTCTTAATCTAGGTGTTTGTTAATATCACTGATGCTGCTGTTGCTTCAACTGAGGCTTTATCAGCAATTTTGATCTAAACCAAGTGCATGACCTCATGATAGTGTGGTTGCAACATATTTATTATGTGGTAATGAGTCTGGTCTGTCTGGTGAGTACTAAAATGTATATGTTGTTGTATTAAGTGCTGTATGGTAAGCGTTGCCAAAAcatgggcagaaaaaaaaaagatacagttTACTAATGAGCTGTGAATTGACTCTAGTGCAAAACCTTGCATTTGCATCATGACTATTTTTATTTGTCATCCTTCATAGTGTAATCATACGTAACTTCTGAGTGCCATAGAAGCTATATGCATTACAAATATTTAGCACTGTTAAGATGTGGACGACAGCAAAGGAGCCAAACACTGTGGTGGCCTTCTTGAGTATGCCCACCAAAGCTGCGATAGAAAAAAAGCTTCAACAATTTTGCTTGCAATAGTTGCAGTATCTTATGACATAACTTGCAGCATTAAACCCAGTAAAAGGGCAGACTAATTGGAATAAGTGATAAGAACAGTTCTGCTGAGTCTAGGAATACATCTTTTGTCACTAGTTTACGTAGCGAGTGTGCTATTTGTCTGATGGGCTTGGAGGAGAAGATACACTTTTCAAGCGTAACCCAGAGAGACATGTTGCAGGACTCTGCTGTAGCTTTCCAGGATGACTCAGAGTCCGGTAAAGATGGGTTTAGCACTTGTCATAAGGAAATTCAAGAAGGGAGACTTGAATCGAAGGCCTTGAGCTGTGTGGGCATTGCATAGCAGTGTGCAGGAACAAAAACTTGAACTACTGCCCTGGTTCCACA
This genomic stretch from Dermacentor silvarum isolate Dsil-2018 chromosome 2, BIME_Dsil_1.4, whole genome shotgun sequence harbors:
- the LOC119441945 gene encoding mitochondrial protein C2orf69 homolog, with translation MSTRSLWLLASLFSKSLSQSFSALTMSGTTDTCERSTSERFQKVEGSTGKFNDLVLRSPEKAGDGNQVVVFFGGDIQDFPEAMMKHRDNRRYVQWNLDNMATLMAKHFPSAHCIVVRPNRLQYLTFSCYDNFVEGNDMGAPTHEFSITALEHLLALLNSLSSRLRDKTNKARYGPIATGVLELPLVLIGFSKGCIVLNQFLYAIKALEVQPDDDVIALVRRIKAMYWLDGGHSGGSNTWVTKEVILKSFRPCDIKVYIHVTPYQVLCSSRPWIGKEEKVFRETLKKLGVDVTRKIYHEDDLPSLEMHFSVLEEFKDAA